In Dermochelys coriacea isolate rDerCor1 chromosome 16, rDerCor1.pri.v4, whole genome shotgun sequence, one genomic interval encodes:
- the LOC119844127 gene encoding LOW QUALITY PROTEIN: 40S ribosomal protein S14-like (The sequence of the model RefSeq protein was modified relative to this genomic sequence to represent the inferred CDS: substituted 1 base at 1 genomic stop codon): SGQEDALRKGKEKKEKQVISLGLQVAEGENMFGVCHIFASFSDTFVHVTDLSGKETICRVTGGIQVKADRDESSPYAAMLAAQDVVQRCKELYITALHIKLXATGRNRTKAPGPAAQSALGALTHSEMKIGSIEDIAPISSDSTRRKGGHQGHHL, from the coding sequence TCTGGCCAAGAGGACGCACTGCGTAAGGGTAAGGAGAAGAAGGAAAAGCAGGTCATCAGCTTGGGACTGCAGGTTGCCGAAGGGGAAAACATGTTTGGCGTCTGCCATATCTTCGCTTCCTTCAGTGACACTTTTGTCCATGTAACTGATCTCTCTGGCAAGGAAACCATCTGCCGAGTGACTGGTGGTATTCAGGTGAAGGCCGACAGAGACGAGTCTTCGCCCTATGCTGCCATGTTGGCAGCCCAGGATGTTGTCCAGCGGTGCAAGGAGCTGTACATCACAGCCCTTCACATCAAGTTGTGAGCTACAGGTAGAAATAGGACCAAGGCTCCTGGACCTGCTGCCCAGTCAGCCCTCGGAGCTCTCACTCATTCTGAAATGAAGATTGGGAGCATTGAGGATATCGCCCCCATCTCCTCTGACAGCACTCGCAGAAAGGGTGGTCACCAGGGTCATCATCTGTAA